The DNA region AACTTCTTTAGTAACATCTGCTTCTTTAGCTATAGCACTCACTAGTTCACTTTTATTCATCTCAAAACTCCTTTTGTTTTATAAATGGATATATTACCAATTAACTTTATAACACTAAAAATACATCGTTTCAATACAAAAATACTAAAAAACTCTTTCTAATACTTCTTTTATGTTATTTACAGGAGTAATTTCTAATTTTTCTGTAATTTCTTTGTCTACATCTACAAGATTTTTAACATTCTGCTGAGGTATTAAAACTTCTTTAATTCTACCTCTTAAAGCTGCTAAAAGTTTCTCTTTTAACCCTCCTATAGGTAGTACATCTCCACGCAAGGTTACCTCGCCTGTCATTGCTATATCATTTCTTACTGGCTTATTTGTATATACTGATACTAAAGCTGTAGTCATTGCAATACCAGCACTTGGTCCATCTTTAGGAGTTGCGCCCTCTGGCACATGAATATGTACATCTTTTTTCTCATAAAAATCATCTTCAAGCTTATAATTTTTAGAGATTGAGCGCATCACACTAAAAGCAGCATCAATAGATTCTTTCATTACATCGCCTAAGCTACCTGTATACTTGACTTTGCCTTTACCCGGCATAGCTAAAGCTTCAATTGTAAGAAGCTCCCCACCTACAGATGTCCAAGCAAGACCTGTAACTTGACCTACTTTGGCTTTAGTATTCTTAATACCATAGTCAAACTGTTGAACACCTAAGTACTCTTCAAGATTTTTCTGAGTTATTGAAATTTTACCATATTCAGGATTTTTAAGGATATTCTTAACAGCTTTACGACAGATCCCATCTATTTTTTGCTGTAAATTTCTTACGCCCGCCTCTCTAGTATAGTATCTAACTACATCTAAAATAGCTTTTGGAGTAAAATTAATTTCTTTCCTGGTTAAGCCATTATTATCTAAAGTCTTTGGTACAAGATACTGTTTAGCAATAGCTTGCTTTTCAAGCTCTGTGTAACCAGATAAATTGATAATCTCTAATCTATCTCTCAATGCAGGATCTATATCTAGAGAATTAGCTGTGGCGACAAACATTACTTTTGATAAATCATAATCTATTTCAAGATAATGGTCATTGAAAGTATTATTTTGTTCTGGATCTAACACTTCTAACAATGCTGCTGATGGATCTCCTCTGAAATCAGAAGAAACTTTATCAATTTCATCTAATAGAAAGAGAGGATTCTCTGTCTTAGATTTAATTATTTTCTGGATGATCTGTCCTGGCATAGAACCTATATAAGTACGACGATGGCCTCTAATTTCTGACTCATCACGAACTCCAC from Francisella halioticida includes:
- the lon gene encoding endopeptidase La, whose amino-acid sequence is MSEILNVVPVIPLRDVVIYPSMTIPLNIGRKKSIEAVKQASNNHNNYILLATQKNGSSSGDVVDNIYDIATLAKIVQVMKLPDGSLKVIVEGIAKRLVSKYTIENDCIYASLDNLHIDDNYSPNQVDKELKAILVSISDSFKRFVDISGKVSKETLATLINTEEPHKFIYEIATILNSEIIKKQKILEASDIKKKSLLLLSCLYEELEILELEAKIKDRVKSQVDKNQREYYLNEQVKAIYKELGEADEESEVSALKKRIENTKMSQEAKEKCLKELKKLKAMPPSSSESAVSRNYIETILSLPWSKRTKVKKDISIAEKVLEKDHYGIKKVKERILEHLAVQIKRDSNTKAPILCLVGPPGVGKTSIGHSIARATGREYVRMALGGVRDESEIRGHRRTYIGSMPGQIIQKIIKSKTENPLFLLDEIDKVSSDFRGDPSAALLEVLDPEQNNTFNDHYLEIDYDLSKVMFVATANSLDIDPALRDRLEIINLSGYTELEKQAIAKQYLVPKTLDNNGLTRKEINFTPKAILDVVRYYTREAGVRNLQQKIDGICRKAVKNILKNPEYGKISITQKNLEEYLGVQQFDYGIKNTKAKVGQVTGLAWTSVGGELLTIEALAMPGKGKVKYTGSLGDVMKESIDAAFSVMRSISKNYKLEDDFYEKKDVHIHVPEGATPKDGPSAGIAMTTALVSVYTNKPVRNDIAMTGEVTLRGDVLPIGGLKEKLLAALRGRIKEVLIPQQNVKNLVDVDKEITEKLEITPVNNIKEVLERVF